One window from the genome of Bacillus tianshenii encodes:
- a CDS encoding flagellar hook-basal body protein translates to MNRSMINASVSMGQLQRKIDTIGHNLANSNTNGYKRRETNFQDLLVQQFDNQRREAEETGRRTPNGIRTGVGARLSETELVLEQGGIKTTDRDLDLALAKENHFFEISSVDNNGQVTTRYTRDGAFYVSPSAGNPNVLDLVTANGDRVLGTNGPIQIPAGFEKINIDESGQIMIDMPTGPQQNAGQIAVSEVIRPQLLVSAGDNQFALPNLQELGIAEQDVVAPADPQQVGVKQRALEMSNVDMGQEMTELMTSQRQYQFNAKSISISDQMMQLVNGLRT, encoded by the coding sequence ATGAATCGTTCAATGATTAATGCGTCAGTGTCAATGGGACAGTTACAGCGTAAGATTGATACAATCGGACACAACTTGGCCAATTCGAATACGAACGGTTACAAACGCCGCGAAACGAACTTTCAAGATTTGCTCGTACAGCAGTTCGATAATCAACGACGTGAAGCAGAAGAGACAGGCCGCCGTACCCCAAATGGGATCCGTACAGGCGTCGGAGCCCGTTTGTCTGAAACAGAGCTTGTGCTTGAACAAGGCGGTATTAAGACAACGGATCGTGACCTGGACCTTGCGCTAGCAAAAGAAAATCATTTCTTTGAAATCTCGTCTGTCGATAATAACGGACAAGTGACAACACGCTATACGCGTGATGGAGCATTCTATGTCTCACCATCTGCAGGCAACCCGAATGTACTGGACTTAGTCACTGCAAATGGTGATCGTGTGCTCGGCACGAATGGCCCAATTCAGATCCCCGCTGGATTTGAAAAGATTAATATTGATGAAAGCGGGCAAATTATGATTGACATGCCAACAGGACCGCAGCAAAATGCCGGGCAAATTGCTGTAAGTGAAGTGATCCGCCCACAGCTGCTCGTTTCTGCAGGTGACAATCAGTTCGCCCTGCCAAATCTTCAAGAACTAGGGATTGCAGAGCAAGACGTTGTTGCGCCAGCTGACCCACAGCAAGTAGGCGTGAAGCAGCGTGCACTAGAGATGTCGAATGTTGATATGGGGCAAGAAATGACCGAATTGATGACGTCACAGCGTCAATATCAATTCAACGCCAAATCCATTTCGATCTCTGATCAAATGATGCAGCTTGTAAACGGGCTTCGCACATAA